From Lagenorhynchus albirostris chromosome 15, mLagAlb1.1, whole genome shotgun sequence, one genomic window encodes:
- the TCF15 gene encoding transcription factor 15 has protein sequence MAFALLRPVGAHVLYPDVRLLSEDEENRSESDASDQSFGCCEGLEATRRGPGPGGGRRASSSAGPVVVVRQRQAANARERDRTQSVNTAFTALRTLIPTEPVDRKLSKIETLRLASSYIAHLANVLLLGDAADDGQPCFRAAGTAKSAVPAAPDGGRQPRSICTFCLSNQRKGGSRRDLGGSCLKVRGVAPVRVPRR, from the exons ATGGCGTTCGCGCTGCTGCGCCCCGTCGGCGCGCACGTGCTGTACCCGGACGTGCGGCTACTGAGCGAGGACGAGGAGAACCGCAGCGAGAGCGACGCCTCCGACCAGTCGTTCGGCTGCTGCGAGGGCCTGGAGGCGACACGGCGCGGCCCGGGCCCcgggggcgggcggcgggcgtCCAGCAGCGCGGGCCCGGTGGTGGTGGTGCGACAGCGGCAGGCGGCCAACGCGCGGGAGCGGGACCGCACGCAGAGCGTGAACACGGCCTTCACGGCGCTGCGCACGCTCATCCCCACCGAGCCGGTGGACCGCAAGCTATCCAAGATCGAGACGCTGCGCTTGGCGTCCAGCTACATCGCGCACCTGGCCAACGTGCTGCTGCTGGGCGACGCGGCCGACGACGGGCAGCCGTGCTTCCGAGCGGCGGGCACCGCCAAGAGCGCGGTCCCAGCCGCCCCCGACGGCGGCCGCCAGCCGCGTTCCATCTGCACCTTCTGCCTCAGCAACCAGCGCAAGGGG GGTAGCCGTCGTGACCTGGGGGGCAGCTGCTTGAAGGTGAGGGGGGTGGCCCCAGTTCGAGTGCCTCGGAGATGA